One segment of Nostoc piscinale CENA21 DNA contains the following:
- a CDS encoding helix-turn-helix domain-containing protein, with translation MPYTIPNNSCVGCDNCRPQCPTGAIQLEDDEYWIDPCLCNNCEGYYPEPQCVIACPTNSPIPWQAKKGRCKVEPRDATSPDLFSNGKNNPFASAIAIWEACNVLAQRTSLNWEHDAEGYLCYSRQVSQGKGSIAFHIQHPFQVSDRITNLEAIETMDIRAACIHLIFAAYATTLEQPWEQEFSLDERQIEKYLGLEKRKDLSKTAKLTLMKNLVQQACSLLISIDWPQQGRVKGFSVTQSRLWHLVHIQHHFQEDDIGCKYLVGLTFKIKAGVWAQYFLNKQACKERTAFYQYGSLPKTLLTTVMSIWQQHEGAVRLMLWLLFKTKMGREQRITVPTLLRIAYGEEKVTLASRQREERKRLLRTFENDLEVLNHLGIKPMFDPVTYPPEIQPLWAKLMAIPEDPDEALEFWINDGGGETRLTDSGPRGKWNLLMNARILSFELPPEWEQQISDSEKKQRRTIKNRRRVRLTGDLVGEQILEARKNLNLSQRELAKLTGKSQSWIRDVENGRLKAKIEDQALLRKVLNLA, from the coding sequence ATGCCGTATACAATTCCTAACAACAGTTGCGTTGGATGTGATAACTGCCGTCCCCAATGTCCTACGGGTGCGATTCAGTTAGAAGACGATGAATATTGGATTGATCCTTGTCTGTGTAACAATTGTGAAGGCTATTATCCAGAACCGCAATGTGTAATAGCTTGTCCGACAAATTCTCCCATACCCTGGCAGGCAAAAAAGGGGAGATGTAAAGTCGAACCGCGAGATGCTACCAGCCCGGATTTATTTTCTAATGGGAAGAATAACCCTTTTGCTTCAGCGATCGCAATTTGGGAAGCGTGTAATGTATTGGCTCAACGCACATCCTTAAATTGGGAACATGACGCAGAAGGATATTTATGTTACAGCCGACAAGTCAGCCAAGGCAAGGGTTCAATTGCTTTTCACATTCAACATCCTTTTCAAGTTAGCGATCGCATCACTAATTTAGAAGCGATTGAGACAATGGATATTAGGGCAGCTTGTATCCATTTAATATTTGCCGCCTACGCGACAACATTAGAACAACCTTGGGAACAAGAATTTTCACTAGATGAACGGCAAATAGAGAAATACTTGGGGCTAGAAAAGCGCAAAGACTTAAGTAAAACTGCCAAACTCACCTTAATGAAAAATCTTGTCCAACAAGCTTGCTCACTGTTAATATCCATTGACTGGCCGCAACAAGGGCGCGTCAAAGGATTTTCAGTTACTCAATCTCGCTTGTGGCACTTAGTTCATATTCAACACCACTTCCAAGAAGATGACATAGGATGTAAATACCTGGTTGGGCTAACCTTCAAAATTAAAGCCGGAGTTTGGGCGCAGTATTTCTTAAACAAACAAGCTTGTAAAGAACGCACCGCCTTTTATCAATACGGTAGCTTGCCCAAAACTTTGTTAACCACCGTTATGAGTATTTGGCAACAACACGAAGGCGCAGTCCGACTCATGTTGTGGTTATTATTCAAAACCAAGATGGGTAGAGAACAACGCATCACTGTTCCTACCTTGTTACGCATTGCTTATGGCGAAGAAAAAGTCACCTTAGCCTCCCGACAGCGAGAAGAACGCAAACGACTGCTGCGGACATTTGAAAATGACTTAGAAGTGTTGAACCATTTGGGAATCAAACCTATGTTTGACCCCGTAACTTACCCGCCAGAAATTCAACCATTGTGGGCGAAACTCATGGCGATACCCGAAGATCCAGACGAAGCTTTAGAATTTTGGATTAACGATGGTGGTGGTGAAACCCGCTTGACAGATTCCGGCCCCCGTGGAAAGTGGAACCTGCTGATGAATGCGCGGATTTTGTCATTTGAATTACCGCCAGAATGGGAACAGCAAATTTCTGACTCGGAAAAGAAGCAACGACGGACTATCAAAAACCGAAGACGAGTCAGACTGACAGGCGATTTAGTTGGCGAACAGATTTTAGAAGCCCGCAAAAATTTAAATCTCTCCCAACGGGAATTAGCTAAACTCACCGGAAAAAGTCAAAGCTGGATTCGAGATGTGGAAAATGGCCGTCTCAAAGCCAAAATAGAAGACCAAGCACTGTTACGCAAGGTGTTGAATCTCGCTTGA
- the fdxB gene encoding ferredoxin III, nif-specific, with protein sequence MATLTGLTFGGKTWTPKFAQEIDKDKCIGCGRCIKVCGYSVLDLKALNEEGEFVEDEEDDEIERKVMVVAHPENCIGCEACSRICPKNCYTHAELNN encoded by the coding sequence ATGGCAACACTAACAGGATTGACATTTGGAGGTAAAACCTGGACACCTAAATTTGCCCAGGAGATTGACAAAGATAAATGTATCGGCTGTGGCAGATGTATTAAAGTGTGTGGGTATAGTGTGCTGGATTTAAAAGCACTCAATGAGGAAGGTGAATTTGTAGAAGATGAAGAAGATGATGAAATCGAGCGCAAAGTAATGGTAGTTGCTCATCCTGAGAACTGCATTGGTTGTGAAGCTTGTTCTCGGATTTGTCCTAAGAACTGCTACACCCACGCTGAATTAAACAACTAA